In Synechococcus sp. PCC 6312, one genomic interval encodes:
- a CDS encoding glycosyltransferase — MRLVQQVLEIGFGILSLTGFIFYSWQAIAVKQFFSRAKIPPLNPAPPVTILVPVCGLEAGAWENWLSLCQQDYPNYNVLFGVRELSDPAVPFLKQLVQTYPYLVRWYHCPEILGVNYKISNLLQLRDYANGQIIVFVDSDIRVTPDYLATVIAPLQNPQLGVVTCGYFDHRPRGLGAALSALGRCLDFIPSILIARMLDGGLKFAVGPTIAVRSQVLTQTGAMELAKNRIGDDYRLGYEAAAAGYGVELSTYVLHNDCSGDSLGTVFGREVRWSRGIRFNRGSQYYGIGFTFGTVYSVCLVWVSGELWTLAVWAAVWGMRLFQAWICCQTMNAEKLWAWIWVLPLRDGLSFLIWLVGCFGRKVHWRGRELELEPGGYLVEK, encoded by the coding sequence ATGAGATTGGTGCAACAAGTCCTCGAAATCGGCTTTGGGATTCTCAGTCTGACCGGATTTATATTTTATTCGTGGCAGGCTATTGCGGTTAAACAGTTCTTTAGTCGCGCCAAAATCCCCCCCCTCAATCCGGCCCCACCCGTGACAATCTTAGTACCTGTCTGTGGATTGGAAGCCGGGGCCTGGGAAAATTGGCTTTCTCTTTGTCAACAAGATTATCCGAATTATAATGTCCTATTTGGAGTGCGGGAATTATCAGACCCAGCCGTTCCCTTCCTTAAACAACTGGTGCAAACCTATCCCTACCTGGTGCGCTGGTATCACTGTCCGGAAATTTTAGGAGTGAACTACAAAATTAGTAATTTGCTCCAACTGCGTGATTATGCCAATGGCCAGATCATCGTTTTTGTAGATAGTGATATTCGCGTCACCCCGGATTACCTAGCCACCGTCATCGCGCCCTTACAAAATCCCCAACTCGGAGTTGTCACCTGTGGCTATTTTGATCATCGCCCGCGGGGCCTGGGAGCAGCACTGTCAGCATTGGGGCGGTGTTTAGATTTTATTCCAAGTATTCTAATTGCTCGGATGTTAGATGGCGGTCTTAAGTTCGCGGTTGGGCCGACGATTGCGGTTCGTTCTCAGGTCTTGACTCAAACAGGGGCAATGGAATTAGCTAAAAACCGGATTGGGGACGATTATCGGCTGGGGTATGAGGCGGCGGCGGCAGGGTACGGGGTTGAGCTTTCCACCTATGTACTCCATAACGATTGTTCAGGGGATTCCCTCGGGACGGTTTTTGGGCGGGAAGTTCGTTGGTCCCGCGGGATTCGCTTTAATCGTGGATCGCAATATTATGGCATTGGTTTCACCTTTGGGACGGTTTATAGTGTTTGCCTGGTTTGGGTCTCTGGGGAATTATGGACGTTGGCGGTTTGGGCGGCGGTTTGGGGAATGCGATTGTTCCAGGCCTGGATTTGTTGTCAAACCATGAACGCTGAGAAGCTTTGGGCCTGGATTTGGGTTTTGCCCCTCAGAGATGGCTTGAGTTTTTTAATCTGGCTCGTGGGCTGCTTTGGTCGCAAAGTCCATTGGCGGGGCCGAGAATTAGAATTAGAGCCGGGGGGGTACTTGGTGGAGAAGTAG
- a CDS encoding thiazole synthase, protein MLTQDIASPVSAGNLPDPAPLTIAGRRFQSRLMTGTGKYRSMAEMQASIAASGCEIVTVAVRRVQTNAPGHVGLAEAIDWSKIWMLPNTAGCQTAEDAIRVARLGREMAKLLGQEDNNFVKLEVIPDSKYLLPDPIGTLEAATQLVKEGFAVLPYINADPLLAKRLEEVGCATVMPLAAPIGSGQGLKNAANIQIIVDLVTIPVVVDAGIGSPSEAAQAMELGADALLINTAIAQAEQPSQMARAMALATQAGRLAYQAGRIPVKAYASASSPLTGTIAHPAQI, encoded by the coding sequence ATGTTGACTCAGGATATTGCATCCCCTGTCAGTGCAGGAAACCTCCCCGATCCGGCTCCCCTCACCATTGCCGGCCGCCGCTTCCAATCGCGGTTGATGACAGGAACCGGGAAATATCGCTCCATGGCTGAAATGCAGGCCAGTATTGCCGCCAGTGGTTGTGAAATTGTCACCGTTGCCGTCCGTCGCGTCCAAACCAATGCCCCTGGCCATGTCGGGTTAGCAGAAGCCATTGACTGGTCAAAAATCTGGATGTTGCCCAATACCGCCGGGTGTCAAACGGCTGAAGATGCGATTCGAGTGGCTCGCCTGGGTCGGGAAATGGCCAAACTATTGGGACAAGAAGATAATAACTTTGTCAAATTAGAAGTCATTCCGGACTCTAAATATCTCTTGCCCGATCCAATCGGCACCTTAGAAGCAGCAACTCAACTGGTCAAAGAAGGCTTTGCGGTTCTCCCCTATATCAATGCTGATCCCCTTTTGGCCAAACGATTAGAGGAGGTTGGGTGTGCCACCGTTATGCCCTTGGCTGCTCCGATTGGCTCTGGGCAAGGCCTGAAAAATGCGGCCAATATCCAAATCATTGTCGATCTCGTGACTATCCCGGTGGTTGTGGATGCTGGGATTGGCTCTCCTTCCGAAGCGGCCCAGGCCATGGAATTAGGGGCTGATGCTTTGCTGATTAATACCGCCATTGCCCAAGCCGAACAGCCGTCTCAGATGGCCCGCGCCATGGCCCTAGCTACCCAAGCTGGCCGATTAGCCTATCAAGCTGGGCGGATTCCCGTTAAAGCCTATGCCAGTGCCAGTTCACCCCTCACCGGAACCATTGCTCACCCGGCCCAGATTTAG
- a CDS encoding peptidylprolyl isomerase, whose product MNFQAWYQSLSRFLAVVICGVFLWGLGLGVMSNGAWARGWENLQLIAALPQGNAVTDAKAILRNALPIDNPTVRELQGNLEDISNQLRAKRWSGVGGDIKKAKRLLETKTDKLLASIPTDSQPQAKDHLEQLNQTLDALQTAAEAKDRQQLLPLKAQALDQVGRLEDLMVKGFPFQIPAEYRNLPQLLGRATVKLTTSKGDITVVLDGYSAPVTAGNFVDLVKRGFYNQLPFTRAEESYVLQAGDPPGPEDGFIDPKTKEYRAIPLEILTDGDNTPLYGITLEDAGRYLEHPVLPFSAYGTLALARPNEDANGGSSQFFFLLFEPELTPAGLNLLDGRYAVFGYTVDGQDVLGKLRPGDMIEKAEVIAGGENLVL is encoded by the coding sequence ATGAACTTCCAGGCCTGGTACCAATCCCTCTCCCGCTTTTTGGCTGTGGTCATCTGTGGGGTATTCCTCTGGGGTCTGGGTTTGGGGGTAATGAGCAACGGGGCCTGGGCCAGGGGTTGGGAGAACTTGCAACTCATTGCCGCTTTACCCCAAGGCAATGCCGTCACCGATGCCAAAGCGATTTTACGGAACGCTCTGCCCATTGATAACCCAACTGTTCGGGAACTCCAAGGCAATCTTGAGGATATTTCCAATCAACTGCGGGCTAAACGCTGGAGTGGAGTGGGGGGTGATATTAAAAAAGCCAAGCGGCTCCTAGAGACCAAAACCGACAAGCTCTTGGCCAGTATTCCTACCGATAGCCAACCCCAGGCCAAAGACCATCTTGAGCAACTGAACCAGACCCTAGACGCGTTACAAACCGCCGCAGAGGCGAAGGATCGTCAACAACTGCTGCCCCTCAAAGCCCAGGCCTTAGATCAGGTTGGTCGTCTGGAAGATTTGATGGTTAAAGGGTTTCCCTTTCAAATTCCGGCTGAGTATCGCAATTTACCCCAATTATTAGGTCGAGCAACGGTCAAACTAACAACGAGTAAAGGGGATATTACCGTAGTCCTAGACGGCTATAGTGCTCCTGTCACGGCTGGCAATTTTGTGGATTTGGTCAAGCGGGGATTTTATAATCAGTTGCCGTTTACGCGGGCCGAAGAATCCTATGTTCTACAAGCTGGTGATCCCCCCGGCCCCGAAGATGGCTTTATTGACCCCAAAACGAAAGAATATCGGGCCATTCCCCTAGAGATTCTCACTGATGGCGATAATACTCCCCTCTATGGCATCACCTTGGAAGACGCGGGACGTTATTTAGAGCATCCAGTCCTACCCTTTTCTGCCTATGGCACTCTAGCCTTAGCTCGTCCCAATGAAGATGCTAACGGGGGCTCCTCGCAGTTTTTCTTTCTTCTCTTTGAACCTGAGCTAACCCCGGCTGGTTTGAACCTACTCGATGGGCGATATGCGGTGTTTGGCTATACCGTTGATGGGCAAGATGTTCTGGGTAAACTGCGGCCTGGAGACATGATTGAAAAAGCTGAGGTGATTGCCGGGGGGGAAAATCTAGTCTTGTAG
- a CDS encoding lipopolysaccharide assembly protein LapA domain-containing protein, translating to MSKNLLFAVIALTMIGIAILSVQNASPAVVSFLFWQSISLPLGIILTLAFAIGLLMPIFLT from the coding sequence ATGTCTAAAAATCTTCTCTTTGCTGTTATTGCCCTCACCATGATTGGGATTGCCATTTTATCGGTTCAAAATGCCAGTCCAGCCGTGGTTAGTTTCCTATTTTGGCAGTCTATTTCTCTGCCGCTGGGCATTATTCTCACCCTCGCCTTTGCCATTGGCCTGTTGATGCCGATTTTTCTAACGTGA
- a CDS encoding CHASE2 domain-containing serine/threonine-protein kinase: MPIFYSFPMSNAPLWRRVLQAQVPAVLIAFGATLGVMGLKMLTLLESFELRAYDQMMRSEPERLVDSPILLVTITEADIQSQKIWPLPDWLLIQALEKLQAGNPKVIGLDLFRDLPIPDPFNPEVENTVQNNLSQYLIAHPDVIALCKVGRQDNPGVASPAGLESDQVGFADLPLDPDGVVRRGILVRTPTPEALCTTATSLGFLLAQRYLSKPAEFDANEQLKIGDQVFERIMSNTGGYQGIDARGYQILIDFQKDEGLGQQVSLTQVLKGEVPPAQIRNRVVLLGVTADSSNDKFITPLNNLREGEERTPGLVIHAQIVQQIIGAVNRTQPLIWAWDGVGEWVWVYGWSLLSGMLWLNLSRRYSWLLASVGVGIGVGALVGVSYGVFVVAAGWLPLIPAGLGMVTTSLAMVIYGATRLEKGQSPSEALTPAVLPPDPLSLPPSQPQPFQPLPTALDLTAISPAASANLPGLGQESTAIFNHDPAPLPQRYPQNPARSSPKPTDPADTLIELTDITDVTSQDATDPEKTFAVDGPSITRFAKAVPNPRPGQCSEATFVLDSEPGSTGDGSLPSQPDSAAPPTVLNPNHAANLPSIPTSPQVFPGEATVIDADFDAAPETEAPITDISALNPHNLGLKSTEHDPTTSSIPTSSPAKDIDAHSYSAELIPGLLAGRYQIITQLGRGGFGRTYLAEDTQMPLKPVCVVKQLLPSRSDAKFMQVARRLFQREAATLAQVGQHDRIPRLLAYFEESQAFFLVQEYVKGRSLQDELQQQRTFSPGYVKKLLEEILTILVYVHSLNVIHRDIKPGNILRRDSDQQLVLIDFGAVRHIQLEDMAAIDQKFTIAIGTRGYAPSEQMAGYPTFASDIYALGAVAIQALSGVSPSNIQHDRNSGELIWASARPISEQFEHILNRMVRYNFRQRYQSAQAVLDDLAKTSVH, from the coding sequence ATGCCCATTTTTTATAGCTTCCCCATGAGTAATGCTCCCCTTTGGCGACGTGTTCTCCAGGCCCAAGTTCCCGCAGTTTTGATTGCCTTTGGGGCCACTCTGGGCGTTATGGGTCTGAAGATGCTGACCTTGCTGGAGTCATTTGAGTTGCGGGCTTATGACCAGATGATGCGCTCCGAGCCCGAGCGATTGGTAGATTCGCCAATTCTGTTGGTCACGATTACGGAAGCAGATATTCAGTCCCAGAAAATATGGCCGTTACCGGATTGGCTCTTAATCCAAGCTCTGGAAAAACTTCAAGCCGGAAATCCAAAGGTGATTGGCCTCGATTTATTTCGGGATTTACCGATTCCTGACCCCTTTAATCCTGAGGTAGAAAACACGGTTCAGAATAACCTGAGTCAATATCTGATTGCCCATCCTGATGTCATTGCCCTGTGTAAAGTGGGTCGTCAGGATAATCCTGGGGTGGCATCGCCAGCGGGTTTAGAGTCGGATCAGGTGGGATTTGCCGATTTACCCCTGGATCCTGATGGGGTGGTGCGGCGGGGGATTTTAGTGCGGACACCGACACCTGAGGCTCTCTGTACTACGGCAACCTCTTTGGGGTTTCTCCTCGCGCAACGGTATCTGTCAAAACCGGCTGAGTTTGATGCCAATGAGCAGTTAAAAATCGGTGATCAGGTGTTTGAGAGGATTATGTCGAATACGGGGGGATACCAAGGGATAGATGCGCGGGGCTACCAGATTCTAATTGACTTTCAAAAGGATGAAGGCTTGGGGCAACAGGTGTCCTTGACGCAGGTATTAAAGGGGGAAGTGCCACCAGCCCAAATTCGCAATCGGGTTGTGCTGTTGGGGGTAACGGCGGACAGTAGTAACGATAAATTTATCACACCCTTAAACAACCTGAGAGAGGGAGAAGAACGCACCCCAGGCCTGGTGATCCATGCCCAAATTGTCCAACAAATTATTGGGGCAGTAAATCGGACTCAACCCTTAATCTGGGCCTGGGATGGGGTGGGGGAATGGGTTTGGGTCTATGGCTGGTCTTTGCTGTCGGGGATGCTCTGGTTAAATCTCTCCCGGCGATATTCTTGGCTGTTGGCGAGCGTGGGGGTGGGGATTGGTGTCGGAGCCTTGGTGGGGGTCAGTTATGGTGTGTTTGTAGTGGCAGCAGGATGGTTACCGTTGATTCCGGCGGGCCTGGGGATGGTGACAACCTCATTAGCGATGGTGATCTATGGAGCCACTCGTCTAGAGAAAGGACAATCACCTTCAGAAGCCCTCACCCCAGCGGTACTCCCCCCCGATCCACTCTCCTTGCCCCCAAGTCAGCCCCAACCATTCCAACCGCTTCCAACGGCTCTGGATTTGACAGCGATCTCACCGGCGGCATCTGCCAATCTGCCAGGCCTGGGGCAAGAATCAACAGCCATCTTTAATCACGATCCAGCCCCTCTGCCACAACGTTATCCCCAAAATCCTGCCCGCTCATCTCCCAAGCCAACTGATCCCGCTGATACCCTGATTGAACTTACAGATATTACTGATGTAACCAGTCAAGATGCGACTGATCCTGAAAAAACCTTTGCCGTAGATGGGCCGTCAATAACCCGCTTTGCTAAGGCTGTGCCAAATCCCCGGCCTGGGCAATGTTCGGAAGCAACCTTTGTTCTCGATAGTGAGCCAGGTTCAACGGGTGATGGTTCATTACCGTCCCAACCAGACTCGGCAGCACCACCAACGGTACTTAACCCCAACCACGCCGCAAATCTGCCATCTATACCAACGTCCCCCCAAGTCTTCCCCGGAGAGGCAACAGTTATTGATGCTGATTTTGATGCCGCCCCGGAAACAGAGGCTCCGATTACCGATATTTCAGCATTGAATCCCCATAACCTAGGTCTGAAATCAACGGAACATGATCCGACTACGAGTTCTATTCCCACCTCTAGTCCTGCCAAAGATATTGATGCCCATAGCTATTCAGCGGAACTGATTCCAGGCCTGCTGGCGGGACGGTATCAAATCATTACCCAGTTAGGACGGGGTGGTTTTGGGCGCACCTATTTGGCCGAGGATACGCAAATGCCCCTTAAGCCGGTGTGTGTTGTGAAACAGCTATTGCCCTCACGCTCCGATGCCAAATTTATGCAGGTGGCGCGGCGGTTATTTCAACGGGAGGCAGCAACGTTAGCTCAGGTTGGCCAGCACGATCGCATTCCCAGACTTCTAGCCTACTTTGAGGAGAGCCAAGCCTTTTTCTTGGTTCAAGAGTATGTTAAGGGTCGCTCTCTTCAGGATGAGTTGCAACAACAGCGGACTTTTAGCCCAGGATATGTTAAGAAACTTTTAGAGGAAATCTTAACCATCCTCGTCTATGTCCACAGCCTAAACGTCATTCATCGCGATATTAAACCTGGAAATATTCTTCGCCGGGACTCAGATCAGCAGCTTGTCTTAATTGATTTTGGAGCTGTGCGCCATATTCAACTGGAAGATATGGCCGCCATAGATCAGAAATTTACGATTGCGATTGGCACCCGTGGCTATGCCCCCAGCGAACAAATGGCCGGATACCCCACCTTTGCCAGTGATATTTATGCTTTGGGAGCCGTGGCCATTCAAGCCCTCAGTGGAGTTAGTCCGAGTAATATTCAGCATGATCGAAATTCTGGCGAGTTAATTTGGGCCAGTGCTAGGCCAATTTCTGAGCAATTTGAGCATATTCTCAATCGGATGGTGCGCTACAACTTCCGGCAACGATACCAATCCGCCCAAGCCGTTTTAGATGATTTAGCTAAGACCTCAGTTCACTAG
- a CDS encoding DUF928 domain-containing protein yields MFPTRFIAQASLLGVIGLSSPLIALPLVTPAVMAQTASDGYNGAMQKGYGLTARRDYQSALVNFKKALSLRPGDRYATVAISNVQAYIARDRVANRPVANRLAYIPSHLGMPGNTVAGATRGTTCTPGSVKLTALAPNNGLALTASKNPDLFFYVPASSAKAIELIVSDEQGNLIEQRTYGINPTAGIVKVKLNGGSNGLEVGKKYKWNFSLVCSSDPSGFPYVEGWVERVDLDPNMLQAINSTPVAERLPLYAANQIWNDTLTALVQLQQSSPSNSSYQDQWQTYLQEAGVDPGIATMPILDCCQAQ; encoded by the coding sequence ATGTTTCCCACACGCTTTATTGCCCAGGCCAGTTTACTTGGAGTCATCGGCCTCTCCTCTCCCTTAATTGCCTTACCCCTCGTAACTCCGGCTGTGATGGCTCAGACAGCATCAGATGGCTATAATGGGGCGATGCAAAAGGGCTATGGCTTAACGGCTCGCAGGGATTATCAGTCTGCCCTAGTCAATTTCAAGAAGGCCCTGAGTCTGCGTCCAGGCGATCGCTATGCCACTGTGGCGATTAGTAATGTTCAGGCCTATATTGCTCGAGATCGAGTTGCAAACCGGCCCGTTGCTAATCGTCTAGCCTATATCCCTAGTCATTTAGGAATGCCTGGTAATACAGTAGCAGGGGCGACCCGGGGGACAACTTGCACACCTGGATCAGTCAAATTAACTGCTTTGGCTCCCAATAATGGCTTGGCCCTGACAGCTTCCAAGAATCCAGACCTGTTTTTCTATGTTCCTGCTTCTTCTGCTAAAGCCATTGAACTGATTGTGTCCGATGAGCAGGGTAACCTGATTGAGCAACGTACCTACGGCATTAATCCAACGGCCGGTATTGTCAAGGTTAAGCTCAACGGAGGAAGCAATGGCCTGGAAGTTGGCAAGAAATATAAATGGAACTTTTCCTTAGTGTGCAGTAGTGACCCCAGTGGTTTTCCCTATGTGGAGGGCTGGGTAGAGCGGGTGGATTTAGATCCAAATATGCTCCAGGCTATCAACAGTACCCCAGTGGCGGAACGGCTCCCCCTCTATGCTGCCAATCAAATTTGGAACGATACCTTAACGGCTTTGGTTCAACTGCAACAGAGCAGCCCTAGTAACTCTAGCTATCAAGACCAATGGCAAACTTATCTCCAAGAAGCAGGGGTGGATCCGGGTATTGCAACAATGCCCATATTGGACTGCTGCCAGGCCCAGTAA
- a CDS encoding Gfo/Idh/MocA family protein — MTQPNFANSPQAQSHRAPVPPVKVGVIGVGNMGQHHTRVLSLLKDVELVGISDLNLERGIDTASKYRVRFFEDYHDLLPHVDAVCIAVPTRQHHEVGITCLRAGVHVLVEKPIAASIAEAESLVNTAAEQTCILQVGHIERFNPVFQEFSQVLTTEEILALEAHRMSPYSDRANDVSVVLDLMIHDIDLLLELTNSPVSRLTAAGSRSANSGYLDYVTATLGFANGVVATLTASKVTHRKLRRIVAHCKKSLTEADFLKNEILIHRQMHASCLADHGQVLYRQDGLIEKVYTSNIEPLHAELEHFVHCVRGGNPPSVGGEQALKALRLASLIEQVALDGHGWPGENLAALNAITGVAAT, encoded by the coding sequence GTGACTCAACCCAACTTTGCAAATTCTCCCCAGGCCCAGAGCCATCGTGCTCCCGTTCCCCCGGTCAAAGTCGGTGTCATTGGGGTCGGCAACATGGGGCAGCACCACACTCGAGTCTTAAGTCTGCTCAAAGATGTGGAACTGGTGGGAATTTCGGACTTGAACTTAGAGCGGGGTATTGATACCGCCAGTAAATATCGAGTCCGTTTTTTTGAGGATTATCACGACCTACTGCCCCATGTAGATGCGGTTTGTATTGCCGTCCCCACTCGCCAGCACCATGAGGTTGGCATTACCTGCTTACGGGCTGGGGTCCATGTTCTGGTTGAAAAACCCATCGCCGCCAGTATTGCCGAAGCGGAATCTCTAGTGAATACAGCCGCAGAACAGACTTGTATTTTGCAAGTTGGGCACATTGAGCGGTTTAACCCAGTTTTTCAAGAATTTAGTCAGGTTTTAACAACCGAAGAAATTCTCGCCCTCGAAGCCCATCGGATGAGTCCCTATTCAGACCGGGCCAATGATGTTTCCGTGGTTTTGGACTTGATGATCCATGACATTGACCTCCTGCTGGAACTGACTAATTCTCCGGTTTCGCGGTTAACCGCCGCCGGGAGTCGTTCGGCTAATTCCGGCTATTTGGATTATGTTACTGCCACCTTAGGATTTGCCAATGGGGTAGTGGCCACCCTGACAGCTAGCAAAGTCACCCATCGCAAATTACGCCGGATTGTCGCCCACTGTAAAAAATCCCTGACAGAAGCAGATTTCTTAAAAAATGAGATCTTGATCCATCGCCAAATGCACGCCAGTTGTCTCGCTGATCATGGGCAAGTGCTATACCGTCAAGATGGGCTGATCGAAAAAGTTTATACCAGCAACATTGAGCCACTCCATGCAGAATTAGAGCATTTTGTCCATTGTGTGCGTGGGGGCAATCCTCCTTCTGTGGGTGGAGAGCAGGCCCTAAAAGCCTTACGTCTAGCCAGCTTGATTGAGCAGGTAGCCCTAGATGGACATGGCTGGCCGGGGGAAAATCTGGCGGCCTTAAATGCCATCACAGGGGTTGCAGCCACCTAA
- a CDS encoding pentapeptide repeat-containing protein, giving the protein MKQSHSGDLLSQYSQGQRNFRGMSLQGLELPLASLSHSDFANCNLSGVNWSGADLIKVNFSKANLRNAKLIGADLSGANLVDADLRGAMLSGAILVGAYLSRANLEQAVLSGAVLNGAVLRDSRLRDANFVGADLSGADLSGADARESDLAEAQLEGAVLPDGSVRYTPDNQGELAEDLSAQNTVVETHNAPDNETIIRHFLQAPLAEMDLLGNEYLHIDSGAIDACHLVSQTEELIATRTWVAGLPTVTLYPNTSMTTSVDQLLGELGFLPEREVLEPMAWVEYRRGSRLPGHEHTFGEARRLWKSWWMGQQAGDRQDCSAILVWRDEQWVPLVDINFAGFPDGLITITLSNGVEWILSPNQKINWLTPDATEIADQPAEVSSLISWEQIREILVYRDGELRIQTGLGELVVQGEKITCSLNSVPLPVTELITDKS; this is encoded by the coding sequence ATGAAGCAATCTCACAGTGGCGATCTCCTCTCTCAATACAGCCAAGGCCAACGGAATTTTCGAGGGATGAGTTTACAGGGCCTGGAATTACCTCTAGCCAGCCTGAGTCATAGTGATTTTGCCAACTGCAATCTGAGTGGGGTGAATTGGAGCGGTGCCGACTTAATCAAGGTCAACTTTAGTAAGGCTAATCTCCGCAATGCCAAGTTGATTGGAGCAGACTTAAGTGGGGCCAATTTGGTTGATGCAGATCTGCGCGGGGCGATGTTAAGTGGGGCAATCTTAGTCGGGGCCTATCTCTCACGGGCCAACTTGGAGCAAGCGGTACTGAGTGGGGCCGTTTTGAATGGGGCTGTCCTGCGGGATAGTCGCCTCCGGGATGCCAATTTTGTTGGGGCAGATTTAAGCGGTGCGGATTTGTCGGGGGCGGATGCGCGGGAGTCGGACTTAGCTGAGGCCCAGTTAGAAGGGGCAGTTCTCCCAGATGGTTCGGTCAGATATACTCCCGATAATCAAGGGGAACTAGCAGAAGATCTGAGTGCCCAAAACACGGTCGTAGAGACTCACAATGCGCCCGACAATGAAACCATCATCCGCCATTTTCTCCAGGCCCCCCTGGCAGAGATGGATCTCCTGGGCAACGAATACCTGCACATTGACTCCGGGGCCATAGATGCCTGCCATTTGGTTAGTCAAACAGAAGAATTAATTGCCACGCGCACCTGGGTAGCCGGATTACCAACCGTGACCCTGTATCCAAACACATCCATGACAACCTCCGTAGACCAACTCCTAGGAGAACTTGGCTTTTTACCAGAGCGGGAAGTTTTAGAACCCATGGCCTGGGTGGAATATCGGCGTGGGTCACGATTACCCGGCCATGAACATACCTTTGGGGAGGCACGACGGCTCTGGAAAAGTTGGTGGATGGGGCAACAAGCGGGGGATAGACAGGACTGTTCAGCAATTTTGGTTTGGCGGGATGAACAGTGGGTACCCTTGGTGGATATTAATTTTGCCGGGTTTCCCGATGGCTTGATCACGATCACGTTAAGCAACGGGGTTGAGTGGATCCTGTCCCCGAATCAGAAAATTAACTGGCTAACTCCAGATGCGACTGAGATTGCCGATCAACCCGCTGAGGTTTCTTCTTTAATATCTTGGGAGCAGATCAGGGAAATTCTGGTTTATCGGGATGGGGAACTGCGAATTCAAACGGGCCTCGGTGAGTTAGTTGTTCAAGGAGAGAAAATAACCTGCTCGTTGAATAGCGTTCCGTTGCCTGTGACTGAGTTAATTACGGACAAAAGTTAG
- a CDS encoding L-threonylcarbamoyladenylate synthase, whose protein sequence is MANLISLHATTPQPRIVEQLVQSLQTGAVLLYPTDTVYAIGCDLNHKGAIQRVRQLKQLSNDKPLTFLCPSLSDISRYAYVSDPAYKLMRRLIPGPYTFLLGATKLVPKLVQNPKRKTTGIRVPDSAICQALLTALGNPIISTSAPLPPDQDHYRDTAELFDRFDRLVDVIIDAEIVPGRAVSTIIDCGVEPPKIVRRGLGWENLPMELQESDELAYL, encoded by the coding sequence ATGGCTAATCTAATTTCCCTCCATGCCACCACCCCCCAGCCCCGGATAGTCGAGCAACTCGTTCAATCCTTACAGACCGGTGCGGTGCTCCTCTATCCCACAGATACGGTTTATGCCATTGGTTGTGACTTGAACCACAAGGGGGCGATTCAGCGAGTCCGACAACTGAAACAACTCTCTAACGACAAGCCCTTAACATTTTTGTGTCCTTCCCTCTCAGATATTTCTCGCTATGCCTATGTCAGTGACCCGGCCTATAAACTGATGCGGCGGTTGATTCCTGGCCCCTATACCTTCCTCCTGGGTGCAACCAAATTAGTTCCCAAACTCGTCCAAAACCCCAAGCGAAAAACCACTGGAATTCGTGTCCCCGACTCAGCTATTTGCCAGGCCCTGCTCACTGCCTTGGGCAATCCCATTATTTCTACATCGGCCCCTTTGCCCCCGGATCAGGATCATTATCGGGATACGGCGGAACTTTTTGATCGCTTTGACCGCTTGGTGGATGTGATTATTGATGCTGAAATTGTCCCAGGCCGGGCTGTTTCGACAATCATTGACTGTGGGGTTGAACCTCCCAAAATTGTCCGGCGGGGCCTGGGTTGGGAAAATTTACCCATGGAATTACAGGAGAGTGATGAGCTTGCCTACTTGTAG